The Raphanus sativus cultivar WK10039 chromosome 2, ASM80110v3, whole genome shotgun sequence genome includes a region encoding these proteins:
- the LOC108841680 gene encoding short-chain dehydrogenase TIC 32 B, chloroplastic, with protein sequence MIDTGRYLIGAAGVSGFGSKSTADEVTENCDLRSVTAIVTGATSGIGAETARVLAKRGARLIFPARNVKAAEEAKERIVSEFPETEIVVMELDLSSMSSVRSFVAGFESLNLPLNLLINNAGRLAHEHAISEDGIEMTFATNYLGHFLLTNLLLKKMIQTAEETGVQGRIVNVTSGIHGWFSGDLIEYLQLISQPKCQFDATRAYALSKLANVLHTKELSSRLQKIGANVTVNCVHPGVVKTRLTRDREGLLTDLVFFMTSKLLKTVPQAAATTCYVATNPRLVNVSGKYFTDCNETTPSGLGSNSSEATKLWAASEVLVTQHSKATFNPFS encoded by the exons ATGATCGACACTGGAAGATACCTAATCGGCGCCGCCGGTGTTAGCGGCTTCGGGTCTAAATCCACCGCCGACGAGGTGACCGAGAACTGCGACCTTCGTTCTGTAACAGCCATAGTCACCG GTGCGACGTCGGGGATCGGAGCGGAGACGGCGAGAGTGCTGGCGAAACGAGGAGCGAGGTTGATATTTCCGGCGAGGAACGTGAAAGCGGCGGAGGAAGCGAAAGAGAGGATCGTCTCTGAGTTTCCGGAGACGGAGATCGTAGTCATGGAGCTTGATCTCAGCTCTATGTCTTCAGTGCGGAGCTTCGTCGCCGGTTTCGAATCTCTCAATCTACCTCTCAACCTTCTTAT AAACAACGCAGGCAGATTAGCACATGAACATGCAATATCAGAAGACGGGATCGAGATGACATTTGCCACTAATTATCTTG GCCATTTTCTCTTGACCAATTTGTTACTGAAGAAGATGATCCAAACGGCAGAAGAAACAGGAGTTCAAGGAAGGATCGTTAATGTCACGTCCGGTATTCACGGCTGGTTCTCCGGCGACTTGATCGAGTACCTCCAGCTGATTTCCCAACCTAAGTG TCAATTCGATGCGACACGTGCGTATGCTCTCTCGAAGCTTGCCAACGTTTTGCATACCAAGGAGCTCTCTTCTAGACTCCAG AAAATTGGAGCGAACGTGACGGTTAACTGCGTACACCCAGGGGTTGTAAAAACCCGATTAACAAGAGACCGGGAAGGCTTATTGACAG ATCTCGTCTTCTTCATGACATCCAAGCTTCTTAAGACCGTTCCTCaa GCAGCAGCAACGACGTGTTATGTGGCAACGAATCCAAGGTTGGTGAACGTATCGGGAAAGTACTTTACGGACTGCAATGAAACGACACCGTCTGGACTCGGATCTAACTCCTCCGAAGCTACCAAGTTATGGGCGGCTTCTGAGGTTCTGGTAACTCAACATTCGAAGGCCACTTTCAACCCATTTAGCTAA
- the LOC108841677 gene encoding trehalase, translating into MNSHRPNPSPISTLFSSSPYKFFLSFPPLLATSINRKRQRFTSLFLLLFLFLCLSFATSMAVSDSDSGPVVHTTPLVTFLQRLQLTAIRSCPKKPDPKVYIDLSLKLPHDLSTVESVFDDLTAGSRDMSVPVEKLKKFVNEYFDPAGKDLVHHEPEDFVSDPTEFLLNVENKQVRVWAREVHCLWKTLSGRVSDAVIESPDRHTLLPLPEPVIIPGSRFREVYYWDSYWVIKGLLTSKMFTTAQGLVTNLMSLVETYGYVLNGARAYYTNRSQPPLLSSMVYEIYKVTKDEELVMKAIPVLLKEYEFWNSGKHKVVIRDASGNDHILSRYYAMWNMPRPESSVFDQESASGFSSTLEKQRFHRDIATAAESGCDFSTRWMRHPPNFTTMATTSVVPVDLNVFLLKMELDIAFMMEIAGDKNGSERFVKASEARKKAFEIVFWNEKAGQWLDYWLSSNGDEPETWKAENQNNNVFASNFAPIWISSFHSDENFVKKVVKALENSGLIAPAGILTSLTNSGQQWDAPNGWAPQQEMIVTGLARSDLKEAKVMAEEIARRWIRSSYRAYKTSGTIHEKLDVSEIGEYGGGGEYKPQTGFGWSNGVILTFLEEFGWPSDLSIIEP; encoded by the exons ATGAATTCGCACAGACCTAATCCTAGTCCAATCTCTACACTCTTCTCTTCATCTCCTTACAAATTCTTTCTCTCTTTCCCTCCTCTCCTTGCTACCTCCATTAACCGCAAACGACAACGTTTCACCTCTCTCTTCTTGTTGTTATTCCTCTTCCTCTGTTTGTCTTTTGCTACTTCCATGGCAGTCTCAGATTCAGACTCAGGTCCTGTTGTTCACACGACCCCACTTGTCACCTTCCTCCAGCGCCTGCAACTCACGGCGATCCGATCATGCCCCAAGAAACCTGACCCGAAAGTCTACATCGACCTATCTCTCAAGCTCCCTCACGATCTCTCCACCGTTGAATCCGTCTTCGACGATCTCACGGCCGGGTCACGTGACATGTCGGTGCCAGTGGAGAAGCTCAAAAAGTTCGTTAACGAATACTTCGACCCCGCAGGGAAGGATCTGGTGCACCACGAGCCAGAAGACTTCGTCTCTGATCCCACCGAGTTTCTCCTCAACGTGGAGAACAAGCAAGTCAGAGTATGGGCGCGTGAGGTGCACTGCCTGTGGAAAACCCTGAGCGGCAGAGTCTCTGACGCCGTGATAGAGTCACCTGACAGGCACACGCTTCTCCCGTTGCCGGAACCGGTTATCATTCCCGGTTCGAGATTCAGAGAGGTCTATTACTGGGATTCTTACTGGGTCATCAA AGGACTTTTGACGAGTAAAATGTTCACTACGGCACAAGGTTTAGTGACGAACCTGATGTCACTCGTGGAGACTTATGGTTACGTTCTGAACGGCGCTAGAGCTTATTACACTAACCGAAG cCAACCACCTCTACTGAGCTCAATGGTTTATGAGATTTATAAAGTCACCAAAGATGAGGAACTTGTGATGAAAGCTATCCCTGTGCTTCTCAAAGAATACGAGTTCTGGAACTcag GAAAACATAAGGTGGTTATTCGAGACGCTAGTGGCAATGATCACATTTTAAGCCGTTACTACGCCATGTGGAACATGCCCAGACCTGAATCCTCTGTTTTC GATCAAGAATCAGCTTCGGGGTTTTCCAGTACGTTGGAGAAACAAAGGTTCCATCGAGATATAGCTACGGCTGCTGAATCAGGATGCGACTTCAGCACGCGATGGATGAG ACATCCTCCTAATTTCACAACGATGGCTACAACATCAGTTGTTCCTGTTGATCTAAATGTCTTTCTTCTCAAG ATGGAACTCGATATAGCGTTTATGATGGAGATTGCTGGCGACAAAAACGGTTCAGAGCGTTTTGTGAAAGCGTCAGAAGCAAGAAAGAAAGCGTTTGAGATCGTGTTTTGGAACGAAAAAGCAGGGCAGTGGCTAGATTACTGGCTTTCCTCTAATGGTGAT GAGCCTGAGACATGGAAAGCTGAGAACCAAAACAACAACGTGTTTGCATCTAACTTCGCCCCTATTTGGATTAGTTCCTTCCATTCTG ATGAAAATTTTGTCAAGAAAGTTGTGAAGGCTCTTGAAAACTCAGGACTCATCGCTCCCGCTGGAATCCTAACCTCTTTGACAAACTCGGGACAACAATG GGACGCTCCTAATGGATGGGCACCGCAACAAGAGATGATTGTCACAGGACTCGCGAGATCTGATCTAAAGGAAGCTAAAGTGATGGCAGAGGAGATTGCAAGGAGGTGGATAAGAAGCAGCTATCGTGCATACAAGACAAGTGGGACTATTCATGAGAAGCTCGATGTTTCAGAGATTGGTGaatatggtggtggaggagaatATAAGCCACAG ACGGGATTTGGATGGTCAAATGGAGTTATATTAACATTCTtggaggagtttggatggcCCTCTGACCTGAGCATTATTGAACCGTAG